TTCAGATCGCACTCAGTTCGTATTTCTTTTTATTTTTCTCGAAGCGATTGTATGTATGATCAGTTCAATGAGTTCCGTGACTTCTATGTATTTTTTAGGAAAGATCGAATTTTCCTCAATTCGTCAAAACTGGTTGGCTTGGTGGATTAGAGACGCACTCGGAGTTTATGTCGGAACTCCGTTTATTCTTTTCTGGTTTCAAGGTTATTATAAGATGCCTCAATGGAAAGAATTTTTAGAATCTACGGTGTTCTTTCTTTTAATCGTATTCTTTTCTCTTGCTTCTTTTGGTTTTATTACGCCGATTTCTTCCTTCGGTTATCCGTTAGGTTATGTTTTAGTTCCATTGATTCTGTGGTCCGCATTTCGATTGGGAGAAAGGGCCAGTAGTCTGGCTGTCGTTCTTTCTTCCGTCATTGCGATTTTGGGAATGGTTTTGGAATCTCCGCAGTTCTACGGAGAATCCGTGAATGCGTCTAATATTCTCCTTCAATTCTTTGTTGCAGTATTGTCGATCACGAGTTTGCTCATTGCGAGTATGGTGAACGAAAGAAAGGAGGCGGAAAATCAGCTTAGAATTTCGCATCAAAGTTTGGAAGAAAAGGTTGAAAAAAGAACTCACGAGCTTCTTCGTTCCAACGAAATTCTTCGGGAAGAAATTCAAGAGAAAAATGAAGCAAGAGCGGCTCTTGAAAAAAGTCAGATTCGATACATGGGGTTGTTCGAACACCTTCCCGTTGCGATAATCGAGGCGGATTATTCCAAACTCAAACAAATTTTAGATAGCCTTCCTTTCGATATTCAAGGAGACGCTTTTTCGGATTACGCAGAAACTCATCCTGATTTCGTTCGGCTTTGTTTTGATTCTATTCAAGTGGTCGGAGTCAATCAAGAAACGGTAAACTTATTAAGGGTCGAATCCGCGGATGCGGTTTACAAAAATTGGAAACTTTTTTTCAGTCAGGATAACTTCAAGGTTTTTAGAAGAGTTTTAAGAAAGATTCGTGAAAAATCTTATTTTTACGAAGTCGAAGTCGATTTTAGAGTTTACGACAATACGAGGTTGAACATCAAAATTCGTTGGTCCGTTCCGCCGGGATTTGAATCTTCCCTTTCAAGCGTGATCGTAACTCTTCTTGATTTTACGGAGATCAAGTCCGCGGAAAGAAAATTACAGCTTTCTCTGGATGAAAAGGAGGTTATGTTAAAAGAAATTCATCACAGAGTAAAAAATAATCTTCAAGTAATTTCCTCATTACTATCCATGCAATCCGATTACGTTCAGGATAAACAAAGCCTTTCCGTTTTTATAGAAAGCCAAAATCGACTCAGAACAATGTCTATGATTCACGAGGAACTCTATCAATCGGAGAATTTGGGGAAAATTCAATATTCCGTTTATATAGAAAAACTTTTAAGCCAACTTTTCCAAGTTTATGGAAAATCCGATTCCGTTGCGTTGGTAACCGTATTGGAATCTTTGGATATCACTATCAATCGTGCGATTCCGATCGGATTGATTATTAACGAATTAGTTTCAAATTCTCTAAAATATGCTTTTCCGGAAGGAGAATCGATTACAAGAAAACCAGAGCTGAGGATTTCACTTTCCAAATTGGATGAAAATTTGGAAATGCAGATTGAGGACAACGGAATCGGTATGCCTTTCGGTTTCGATTTGGAGGATTCCAATTCTCTCGGATTAAAACTTGTGAATATACTCGTAAGACAACTGGGCGGTAAAATCGATTTTTCATCCGATTCTAAAAGGGGAACGCAGTTTAAAATTCACATTCCTCTTTCGGTCAATTTAATTTGAAAAATTTTCCGGTTTGCAAAAGAAACTTTTTTACGGAATTTATCCTAAAACTTTAGGATGTGGGAACTCTCACGGGAATTGTAATAACGAAAAAACTGTTTGAAAGCACATCGTAAAAGGGAACGTAATTTGTGGGAACTCCCGCGCTTTTATTACGGATTACTGAATGATTTTTGGTCGTTTGCTTTTGGTTTTGAAACAGAATTCTTAATCCAAAAATAACCATCGGACTATGCAATATTTTAACTTAAGTGATTCGATTGAATGAGTATTCTTAAATTTATAACTCGCTTTATAAACTTCGTATGCTGTCTTTTAGCGTTGGTTCGAAATTTGCTCCGAGTAAAAATTTAAGTTTCGAGGGCTTTTTTATATTCTTGAATCAGAAGATCCGGGTTTTCGATGCCAACAGAAATTCGAATCAAATTTGGGTCCAGTCCGTTTTCCTTTAGGAATTTTCTTCCTTCTTCCTGAATTACTAATTCGTAATGAGCCAGATAAACATATAACATATTGAGAGTAAACTCGGTTCCGAAACTCGGTCCTTTCAATAGAGCGAGTCGATCATAAAACTTTTCTAATGGAATCGAAAGTTCAATCGATAGAACTCCTGCCTGTATGTCCGGAAGCCTCGCGATCTTTTCGAAGTTTTCGGAAGATCCCGTCCAGAATACGTTTCTAATACCCGGTTGTTGTGAAAAATATTCCGCGAGCCTTTTAACGTTTGCACTGATCCTGAGAACCCTTTCCTCGTATCCTTGGATTTCGTAAGCGAGCCTTTCGCAATCTCTGAGATATGGTGCTTCGATTAATTCTTTGCATATAGGTAAAATTTCGGAAAACCAATGTGAGCCTTTGTTTAAAATGACGGATCCCATCATAAGATCTCCGTTTCCACAGGCGAACTTGGTTAAACTTTCCACAGCAACGTCCGCGTAAGGAAGAACGTTGATCACCGCCGAACCTGCGACAGAAATATCCACAATCAATGGAATCTGATATTGATCTAGGATGGATTTTAGTTTTTCATAGTCGGGAACTAAAAGGAGGGGATTTGTGGGACATTCGGTGATGATTCCCGCGACCTGCTTCGAGCTTTGTTTTAGGAATTGTTCTAGATTTTCCAGATCCGTTGCGTCATGGATCACGTAAGAGTCTTTCGTATATTTTTCTAAAATTCTAATGTTATCCACATAAAGCCAACCCAATCTGATCCAGACAGTTTTTCCTTTGTTTCTTTGGATACGATCTAAGGATTCGAAAGCGGAATAAACTCCGTTCATACCCGAAACGGAAAGAAGAATTTCAGGATTTGAATCTCCGTAGAAAGAAGATAGCGTGGATAGGATTTTTTGAACCGGGTTTTCTTTTTCGACTTTCTCTTTGAAAATTTCCTGTAGGATTCCTTTCTTTAAAAGGAAATCCTCCGCCATTCTGGAAGACGCAAGACATCCGGTATGTTGAATAAAAGAAAGAATTTCTTTTTCTAAATCTTTCAAGTTCGGAATAACTAAGGTTACGATTCCTTCATCTTCGACAATTTCGTGTTTTTGAATGGAAAATTTTTGCACGATTGTATTTGCCGCTTTTCGGGAAGATACGATGAACTGAGGAGTGTCGATTTTTCTTGTTTCTCGATTGTAGTCTAAAATTCTCGCGATATAGGAATGTGCCACAAACCTGGGATAACCCGATTTCAATCTAGAAAGGGTTTCCGTTCTTTTTTCTTCGTAACCGATCACATCGGACAATTGGGGAAGGCTTACGGAAACTGCGTGAATGTTCTCAAAG
The nucleotide sequence above comes from Leptospira weilii. Encoded proteins:
- a CDS encoding MASE1 domain-containing protein → MSLRFKEIIGISGIIFVSGSIYYFFAQIGRDDSIYPAYTSPIWLASGVALGLTLLLGNCAIFGIFLASFLSNSGMDLLSGVWIDIGKNLYLSFLIGLFSALQSYMGKVVLSSRIPKYRISDRTQFVFLFIFLEAIVCMISSMSSVTSMYFLGKIEFSSIRQNWLAWWIRDALGVYVGTPFILFWFQGYYKMPQWKEFLESTVFFLLIVFFSLASFGFITPISSFGYPLGYVLVPLILWSAFRLGERASSLAVVLSSVIAILGMVLESPQFYGESVNASNILLQFFVAVLSITSLLIASMVNERKEAENQLRISHQSLEEKVEKRTHELLRSNEILREEIQEKNEARAALEKSQIRYMGLFEHLPVAIIEADYSKLKQILDSLPFDIQGDAFSDYAETHPDFVRLCFDSIQVVGVNQETVNLLRVESADAVYKNWKLFFSQDNFKVFRRVLRKIREKSYFYEVEVDFRVYDNTRLNIKIRWSVPPGFESSLSSVIVTLLDFTEIKSAERKLQLSLDEKEVMLKEIHHRVKNNLQVISSLLSMQSDYVQDKQSLSVFIESQNRLRTMSMIHEELYQSENLGKIQYSVYIEKLLSQLFQVYGKSDSVALVTVLESLDITINRAIPIGLIINELVSNSLKYAFPEGESITRKPELRISLSKLDENLEMQIEDNGIGMPFGFDLEDSNSLGLKLVNILVRQLGGKIDFSSDSKRGTQFKIHIPLSVNLI
- a CDS encoding aminotransferase class I/II-fold pyridoxal phosphate-dependent enzyme; this encodes MLQEINEPHRTLCGERIPFENIHAVSVSLPQLSDVIGYEEKRTETLSRLKSGYPRFVAHSYIARILDYNRETRKIDTPQFIVSSRKAANTIVQKFSIQKHEIVEDEGIVTLVIPNLKDLEKEILSFIQHTGCLASSRMAEDFLLKKGILQEIFKEKVEKENPVQKILSTLSSFYGDSNPEILLSVSGMNGVYSAFESLDRIQRNKGKTVWIRLGWLYVDNIRILEKYTKDSYVIHDATDLENLEQFLKQSSKQVAGIITECPTNPLLLVPDYEKLKSILDQYQIPLIVDISVAGSAVINVLPYADVAVESLTKFACGNGDLMMGSVILNKGSHWFSEILPICKELIEAPYLRDCERLAYEIQGYEERVLRISANVKRLAEYFSQQPGIRNVFWTGSSENFEKIARLPDIQAGVLSIELSIPLEKFYDRLALLKGPSFGTEFTLNMLYVYLAHYELVIQEEGRKFLKENGLDPNLIRISVGIENPDLLIQEYKKALET